The genomic region TGACCGACGCTCCGACCTCATCGAACGGCGTCTACCGCGCGATCGTCCGGGTCGTGGCCGTGCTCTTCCGGATCCAGGGCTATCGCTTCGACGTGCAGGGCACCGACCACCTGCCCGCCACGGGCGCCGCCGTGCTCGCGGCGAACCACAACAGCCTCCTCGACTTCACCCTCGTCGGCCGCGCGG from Aeromicrobium sp. Sec7.5 harbors:
- a CDS encoding lysophospholipid acyltransferase family protein, producing the protein MTDAPTSSNGVYRAIVRVVAVLFRIQGYRFDVQGTDHLPATGAAVLAANHNSLLDFTLVGRA